A section of the Carya illinoinensis cultivar Pawnee chromosome 12, C.illinoinensisPawnee_v1, whole genome shotgun sequence genome encodes:
- the LOC122290028 gene encoding (+)-cis,trans-nepetalactol synthase NEPS1-like has protein sequence MAESTLYKKKLEGKVAIVTGGASGIGEATAHVFAKHGARMVVIADVQKEVGQQVAKSIGLNHSAYIHCDVTDEEQVKAMVEWTVKNYGQLDIMFSNAGIFSRSDQTVLDLDLSALDHLFAINVRGTAACVKHSARAMVERGVRGTIVCTASIAASRGAFQKTDYFMSKHAVLGLVRSASRQLGEHGVRVNCVSPAVVATPMSYSAFGMDAEKLHEAFEPHSSLKGVALKAEHVADAVLFLASDDSGFVNGHDLLVDGGWLDTNTTVWR, from the coding sequence ATGGCGGAATCCACGTTGTATAAGAAGAAATTAGAAGGCAAAGTGGCCATAGTCACAGGCGGTGCTAGTGGCATCGGGGAGGCGACCGCACATGTTTTTGCCAAGCATGGTGCACGCATGGTGGTGATTGCTGATGTCCAAAAAGAAGTAGGCCAGCAGGTGGCCAAATCCATTGGCTTGAACCATTCGGCATACATCCATTGTGATGTTACTGATGAAGAGCAGGTCAAAGCCATGGTAGAATGGACGGTCAAGAACTATGGGCAGCTTGACATCATGTTTAGTAACGCGGGGATTTTTAGTAGGTCGGATCAGACCGTACTTGACCTGGACTTATCGGCCCTTGACCATCTATTTGCGATCAATGTGCGCGGCACGGCCGCATGTGTAAAGCATTCAGCACGTGCTATGGTTGAAAGGGGTGTGAGGGGGACCATCGTGTGCACCGCAAGTATAGCAGCAAGCCGAGGTGCATTCCAAAAAACCGATTACTTTATGTCAAAGCACGCAGTGCTTGGGCTTGTTCGATCCGCAAGCAGGCAGCTAGGGGAGCATGGCGTTCGGGTGAACTGTGTATCACCCGCTGTAGTTGCAACTCCAATGTCATACAGTGCATTTGGAATGGATGCAGAGAAGTTGCATGAGGCATTTGAGCCGCATTCAAGCTTAAAAGGTGTTGCACTGAAAGCGGAACATGTGGCGGATGCTGTACTCTTTCTTGCGTCTGATGATTCTGGATTTGTCAATGGGCATGACCTATTGGTTGATGGGGGCTGGCTTGACACTAATACTACCGTCTGGAGATGA